The following proteins are co-located in the Gigantopelta aegis isolate Gae_Host chromosome 5, Gae_host_genome, whole genome shotgun sequence genome:
- the LOC121373311 gene encoding calmodulin-like protein 4, whose translation MARFFSQQKIDEFKECFYFHAKKGQVTNEADLSIIMRSLFYSPTKEEVSKYFKKHVSSDGRIDFASFLDIMHEHSKVENCARELLAGFTAQDVHKRGYIPGAEMKHILMNLGEKLSRHEVDSLFQSVGLSPHGQVPYNDFVKAMATPVPDY comes from the exons atg GCACGTTTCTTCAGTCAGCAAAAAATAGATG AATTTAAGGAATGCTTTTACTTTCATGCCAAGAAAGGTCAGGTCACAAATGAAGCTGACCTCAGCATAATAATGAGGTCGCTGTTCTACAGTCCAACCAAGGAAGAGGTGTCCAAGTATTTCAAGAAACATGTTTCAA GTGACGGCCGCATCGACTTCGCGTCATTCCTCGACATCATGCACGAACACAGCAAGGTGGAGAACTGTGCACGGGAACTACTGGCTGGATTCACGGCACAGGACGTACACAAACGAGGATACATCCCCGGCGCCGAGATGAAACACATCCTCATGAACCTCGGCGAGAAACTCAGTAGACACGAag TTGATTCCCTGTTCCAGTCTGTTGGGTTGTCTCCTCATGGTCAAGTTCCGTATAATGACTTTGTGAAGGCCATGGCGACTCCAGTCCCGGACTATTAA